The following are encoded in a window of Mycolicibacterium tusciae JS617 genomic DNA:
- the clpB gene encoding ATP-dependent chaperone ClpB — protein MDSFNPTTKTQAALTSALQAATAAGNPQITPAHLLMALLTQNDGIAAPLLEAVGVEPATIRAETQRLLDRLPSASGSSSQPQLAPQSITAITTATNLATEMDDEYVSTEHLLVGLATGDSDVAKLLTNHGASPEALRDAFTKVRGSARVTNPDPEATYQALEKYSTDLTARAREGKLDPVIGRDNEIRRVVQVLSRRTKNNPVLIGEPGVGKTAIVEGLAQRIVAGDVPESLRDKTVVSLDLGSMVAGAKYRGEFEERLKAVLDDIKNSAGQIITFIDELHTIVGAGATGEGAMDAGNMIKPMLARGELRMVGATTLDEYRKYIEKDAALERRFQQVLVGEPSVEDTVGILRGLKDRYEVHHGVRITDSALVAAATLSDRYITSRFLPDKAIDLVDEAASRLRMEIDSRPVEVDEVERLVRRLEIEEMALAKEEDDASKDRLVKLRAELADYKEKLAELTTRWQNEKGAIDIVRDLKEQLDRLRGEADRAERDGDLAKASELRYGRIPEVEKKLDAALPVAEARENVMLKEEVGPDDIADVVSAWTGIPAGRMLEGETAKLLRMEGELGKRVVGQKQAVQAVSDAVRRSRAGVADPNRPTGSFMFLGPTGVGKTELAKALAEFLFDDERAMIRIDMSEYGEKHSVARLVGAPPGYVGYDQGGQLTEAVRRRPYSVILFDEIEKAHPDVFDVLLAVLDEGRLTDGQGRTVDFRNTILILTSNLGAGGTEEQVMAAVRSAFKPEFINRLDDVIVFDGLNPEELVHIVDIQLEQLAKRLAQRRLTLQVSMPAKKWLSQRGFDPLYGARPLRRLIQQAIGDQLAKMLLAGDVHDGDIVPVNVSADGDSLVLG, from the coding sequence GTGGACTCATTCAATCCGACGACCAAGACCCAGGCGGCCCTGACTTCGGCGCTGCAGGCGGCTACCGCCGCCGGCAACCCGCAGATCACGCCCGCCCATTTGTTGATGGCACTGCTCACTCAGAACGATGGCATTGCCGCACCGCTTCTGGAGGCTGTCGGCGTCGAGCCTGCGACAATCCGCGCCGAAACGCAGCGACTTCTCGACCGGTTGCCCAGCGCATCCGGGTCGAGCTCGCAGCCTCAATTGGCACCCCAGTCGATCACTGCGATCACCACTGCCACCAACCTGGCGACCGAGATGGACGACGAGTACGTCTCCACCGAGCACCTGCTCGTCGGCCTGGCCACCGGTGATTCTGACGTTGCCAAGTTGCTGACCAATCACGGCGCCTCACCCGAGGCGCTGCGCGATGCGTTTACCAAGGTGCGCGGCAGCGCCCGGGTCACCAACCCTGACCCTGAAGCCACGTATCAAGCGCTGGAGAAGTACTCCACCGACCTGACCGCGCGTGCGCGGGAAGGCAAGCTCGATCCTGTTATCGGGCGCGACAACGAGATTCGCCGCGTTGTTCAGGTGCTATCGCGTCGCACCAAGAACAACCCCGTGCTGATCGGTGAGCCCGGCGTCGGTAAGACTGCGATTGTCGAGGGCCTGGCCCAGCGGATCGTGGCCGGCGACGTGCCGGAGAGCCTGCGCGACAAGACCGTCGTCTCGCTCGACCTCGGCTCGATGGTCGCGGGTGCGAAGTACCGCGGCGAGTTCGAGGAGCGGCTCAAGGCCGTGCTCGACGACATCAAGAATTCGGCCGGACAGATCATCACGTTCATCGACGAGTTGCACACCATCGTCGGCGCAGGCGCGACCGGCGAAGGCGCGATGGACGCGGGCAACATGATCAAGCCGATGCTGGCCCGCGGTGAGCTCCGCATGGTCGGCGCCACCACCCTTGACGAGTACCGCAAGTACATCGAGAAGGACGCCGCACTCGAGCGTCGTTTCCAGCAGGTGCTGGTCGGTGAACCGTCGGTCGAGGACACCGTCGGCATCCTGCGGGGTCTGAAAGACCGCTACGAGGTGCACCACGGCGTGCGCATCACCGACTCGGCGTTGGTCGCTGCGGCGACGCTGTCCGATCGCTACATCACGTCGCGCTTCCTTCCGGACAAGGCCATCGATCTGGTCGACGAGGCCGCGTCTCGGCTGCGCATGGAGATCGACTCCCGGCCCGTCGAGGTCGACGAGGTCGAACGCCTGGTCCGCCGCCTGGAGATCGAGGAGATGGCGCTGGCCAAGGAGGAGGACGACGCGTCCAAGGACCGCCTGGTGAAGTTGCGGGCTGAGCTGGCCGATTACAAGGAGAAGCTGGCCGAGCTGACCACCCGCTGGCAGAACGAAAAAGGCGCCATCGACATCGTCCGCGATTTGAAGGAGCAGCTGGACAGGCTGCGCGGCGAGGCCGACCGGGCTGAGCGCGACGGCGACTTGGCGAAGGCTTCCGAGCTGCGCTACGGACGTATTCCCGAGGTCGAGAAGAAGCTCGATGCCGCATTGCCGGTCGCCGAGGCGCGCGAGAACGTCATGCTCAAGGAAGAGGTCGGACCCGACGACATCGCCGACGTGGTGTCGGCGTGGACGGGTATTCCGGCGGGCAGGATGCTCGAGGGCGAGACGGCCAAGCTGCTGCGGATGGAAGGCGAGCTCGGCAAGCGCGTCGTCGGCCAGAAGCAGGCCGTGCAGGCGGTCTCGGATGCGGTGCGCCGCAGCCGCGCGGGCGTCGCGGACCCGAACCGGCCGACGGGGTCGTTCATGTTCCTCGGCCCGACCGGTGTCGGCAAGACCGAGTTGGCGAAGGCGTTGGCGGAGTTCCTGTTCGACGACGAGCGGGCGATGATCCGCATCGACATGAGCGAGTACGGCGAGAAGCACTCGGTGGCTCGGCTGGTCGGTGCGCCGCCCGGCTACGTCGGCTACGACCAGGGCGGTCAGCTGACCGAGGCAGTGCGGCGACGCCCGTACTCGGTGATCCTGTTCGACGAGATCGAGAAGGCCCACCCGGACGTGTTCGACGTGCTGCTCGCCGTGCTCGACGAGGGCAGGTTGACCGACGGCCAAGGCCGCACCGTCGACTTCCGCAACACGATCCTGATCCTGACGTCCAACCTCGGCGCCGGTGGCACCGAGGAGCAAGTGATGGCCGCGGTGCGCTCGGCGTTCAAGCCCGAGTTCATCAACCGCCTCGACGACGTGATCGTGTTCGACGGGCTCAACCCGGAGGAGCTGGTGCACATCGTCGACATCCAGCTCGAGCAGCTGGCCAAGCGACTGGCCCAGCGTCGCCTCACACTCCAGGTATCGATGCCGGCCAAGAAGTGGCTGTCGCAGCGCGGGTTCGACCCGCTCTACGGCGCGCGTCCGCTGCGCAGGCTGATCCAGCAGGCGATCGGCGACCAGCTCGCCAAGATGCTGCTTGCCGGAGATGTGCACGACGGCGACATTGTGCCGGTCAACGTCAGCGCTGACGGCGACTCGCTGGTGCTCGGCTAA
- a CDS encoding FAD binding domain-containing protein: MDINTVTDVVRQPLDPPGAQWQAGDAFLAGGTWLFSDEQPGLRRLIDLMPLGWDTLTASDSGLQIGAMCTIRDLYAFSSPSDWLAAPLFTTSCEAFLASFKVWNAATVGGNICMSLPAGPMITMSVALEATYTLRAPDGSERMVDAADFVTGNNANILTPGEVLRKVDIPASALRKRHAHRRFTLTQLGRSTIFMIATQDQAANDLLLTITAGTTRPIRLAFDSMPAAEELARRIDEVPDEIWFDDANGTPDHRRHLAVHYAEEIRAEFTSGSLS, translated from the coding sequence TTGGATATCAACACCGTCACCGACGTGGTTCGGCAACCGCTTGATCCGCCCGGGGCGCAATGGCAGGCCGGAGACGCCTTCCTCGCGGGCGGCACCTGGCTGTTCTCGGACGAGCAGCCGGGGCTGCGACGGCTGATCGACCTGATGCCACTCGGCTGGGACACCCTGACTGCCAGTGATTCCGGGCTCCAGATCGGCGCGATGTGCACGATCCGCGACCTGTACGCGTTCTCCTCGCCCAGCGACTGGCTGGCCGCCCCGCTGTTCACCACCAGCTGTGAAGCGTTCCTGGCCTCGTTCAAGGTCTGGAACGCGGCGACGGTCGGCGGAAACATCTGCATGTCGCTGCCCGCGGGTCCGATGATCACCATGTCGGTGGCGCTCGAAGCCACGTACACGTTGCGCGCACCCGACGGATCCGAGCGCATGGTCGACGCCGCCGATTTCGTCACCGGTAACAACGCCAACATCCTCACCCCCGGTGAGGTCCTGAGAAAGGTCGACATCCCCGCGAGCGCACTGCGCAAGAGGCATGCCCACCGCCGGTTCACACTGACCCAGCTCGGTCGGTCGACGATCTTCATGATCGCGACGCAGGACCAGGCCGCCAACGACCTCCTGCTGACGATCACCGCGGGCACCACCCGTCCGATCCGCCTGGCATTCGATTCGATGCCGGCCGCCGAGGAACTGGCACGCCGCATCGACGAGGTACCTGACGAAATCTGGTTCGACGACGCCAACGGCACTCCGGACCACCGGCGCCACCTCGCCGTGCACTACGCCGAAGAGATCCGCGCCGAGTTCACCTCGGGCTCTCTGTCATGA
- a CDS encoding molybdopterin-dependent oxidoreductase, translating into MTYTVNGQSFDEQPRPGQCLRTFVRSLGCHGVKKGCDAGDCGACTVWLDGNPVHSCITPAFRADGREVTTIEGLGTPENLHPMQQRFLDAPGFQCGFCTAGMIMTSATFTEEQKQDLPRALKGNLCRCTGYRAIEDAIKGVSGVEDPAPGQTVGASVVAPAAIGVVTGAVEFTMDTEMAGMLHLKVLHSPHAHARIVSIDKSAALKVPGVQRVYTWEDVPRKRYSTAIHTDHLVDPDDTYMLDNVVRFVGQRVVAVVADTVGAAEEGCRKVAVEYEVLPAVFDPEEAMAEGAPQLHCYDDPFAYDKLRNILLELHGEVGDVEAGFAAADVIHEGTYFSPRVQHAHLETHGSIAWTRDGRLHVRTSSQSPSVAKLKLSHLFNLRPDQLRVFCKRVGGGFGGKQEVISEDLVTLATLDIGRPVCWEYTREESFTTASPRHPMKVTVKLGAKADGTLTAFQFRNVSNTGAYGNHGGETLFAGGAAVMQYRCPNKRFDGYSVYTNTVPSGALRGYGMTQPSFAVESAMTELALTLGIDPLELRRRNVIKPGDSLVAMGEHPEDVSFTEDGLTGCIDLVDEALRARPDEQDLGPDWLVGTGTASSIHETAPPTDHVSEAWATLRDGGTYEIAVGTVEFGEGTSTAHVQIAASVLGTTMSRVRLVQSDTDKTGFDTGAFASAGLFVSGNAVQKASTALRDSILHFAAGHVGVDVSACSMDDDGVKCADVRLTLAQLLDTARARGRRFTVSRKAYGSPRSVTSNAHGFRIAVHRVTGEIRILYSVHAADPGVVINPQQVRGQIEGGVAQAIGFALTENFRVDENGVMVNASLRNYRIPTYADVPRTEVLLVETHDSVGPMKSKGIAESNVNPVAPALANALHDATGIRYRELPFTPERIYRRLNENSLTPAT; encoded by the coding sequence ATGACCTACACGGTGAACGGCCAATCCTTCGACGAGCAGCCGAGGCCGGGCCAGTGCCTACGCACCTTCGTCCGGTCGCTGGGGTGCCACGGCGTCAAGAAGGGTTGCGACGCAGGCGATTGCGGGGCCTGCACGGTCTGGCTCGACGGCAATCCGGTACACAGCTGCATCACCCCCGCCTTCCGGGCCGATGGCCGCGAAGTCACCACCATCGAGGGGCTCGGTACACCGGAGAACCTGCATCCGATGCAGCAGCGGTTCCTGGATGCTCCCGGGTTCCAGTGTGGTTTCTGCACCGCGGGGATGATCATGACGTCGGCGACCTTCACCGAAGAACAGAAACAGGATCTGCCGCGGGCGTTGAAGGGAAATCTTTGTCGCTGCACCGGATATCGCGCCATCGAGGACGCAATCAAGGGTGTCAGCGGCGTCGAAGACCCGGCGCCGGGGCAGACCGTCGGCGCCAGCGTCGTGGCACCCGCAGCCATCGGCGTAGTGACCGGGGCGGTCGAGTTCACCATGGATACCGAGATGGCGGGGATGCTGCATCTGAAGGTGCTGCATTCGCCGCACGCCCACGCGCGCATCGTCTCCATCGACAAGTCCGCCGCGCTCAAGGTTCCCGGTGTGCAGCGCGTGTACACGTGGGAGGACGTCCCGCGCAAGCGTTACAGCACCGCGATCCACACCGACCATCTGGTGGATCCCGACGACACCTACATGCTCGACAACGTCGTGCGGTTCGTGGGCCAACGGGTGGTGGCGGTGGTCGCCGACACGGTCGGTGCCGCCGAGGAAGGTTGTCGCAAGGTCGCAGTGGAATACGAGGTCCTGCCTGCGGTCTTCGACCCCGAAGAGGCGATGGCCGAGGGCGCACCCCAGTTGCACTGCTATGACGATCCGTTCGCGTACGACAAATTGCGCAATATCCTGCTCGAACTGCACGGCGAAGTCGGCGACGTCGAAGCCGGATTCGCCGCGGCCGACGTGATCCACGAGGGCACTTACTTCTCGCCCCGAGTCCAGCACGCCCACCTCGAGACACATGGTTCGATCGCATGGACCCGGGACGGGCGGTTGCACGTGCGGACCAGTTCGCAGTCGCCGTCTGTCGCGAAACTCAAGCTCTCCCATCTGTTCAACCTTCGGCCCGATCAGCTTCGGGTGTTCTGCAAGAGGGTCGGCGGCGGCTTCGGCGGCAAGCAGGAAGTCATTTCAGAAGACCTCGTGACGCTCGCGACGCTCGACATCGGTCGGCCCGTCTGTTGGGAATACACCCGGGAAGAATCGTTCACGACGGCCTCACCGCGCCACCCGATGAAGGTCACGGTGAAGCTCGGCGCGAAGGCCGACGGTACGTTGACCGCTTTCCAGTTTCGCAACGTGTCCAACACCGGGGCGTACGGCAACCACGGCGGCGAGACATTGTTCGCGGGCGGAGCCGCTGTCATGCAATACCGTTGCCCCAACAAGAGGTTCGACGGCTATTCGGTGTACACGAACACCGTGCCCAGCGGTGCGCTGCGCGGCTACGGCATGACCCAGCCGTCGTTCGCGGTGGAGTCCGCGATGACCGAGTTGGCGCTCACGCTGGGTATCGACCCGTTGGAATTGCGTCGTCGCAACGTCATCAAGCCGGGTGACTCATTGGTGGCGATGGGTGAGCACCCCGAGGATGTGTCGTTCACCGAGGATGGCCTGACCGGCTGTATCGACCTGGTCGACGAGGCACTGCGCGCTAGGCCCGACGAGCAGGACCTGGGACCGGACTGGCTGGTCGGTACCGGGACCGCGAGCTCCATTCACGAGACCGCCCCACCCACCGACCACGTTTCCGAAGCATGGGCCACCCTGCGGGACGGCGGCACCTACGAGATCGCCGTGGGAACGGTCGAATTCGGCGAGGGAACCTCGACGGCACATGTGCAGATCGCGGCGAGCGTACTCGGCACCACGATGTCCCGGGTCCGCCTCGTGCAATCAGACACCGACAAAACGGGTTTCGACACCGGCGCATTCGCAAGTGCCGGCCTGTTCGTATCGGGCAACGCTGTGCAGAAGGCATCGACCGCACTGCGTGACAGCATTCTGCACTTCGCCGCCGGCCACGTCGGCGTCGATGTCAGTGCCTGCTCGATGGACGACGACGGCGTGAAGTGTGCGGACGTCCGCCTGACACTGGCGCAACTGCTGGACACCGCCCGTGCACGCGGCAGACGATTCACCGTGTCGCGCAAGGCCTATGGTTCGCCTCGCAGCGTGACGTCCAACGCCCACGGCTTCCGCATCGCCGTGCACCGGGTCACCGGTGAGATCCGCATTCTGTACAGCGTGCATGCCGCCGATCCCGGGGTTGTGATCAACCCCCAGCAGGTCCGCGGCCAGATCGAAGGCGGCGTTGCGCAGGCAATCGGATTCGCCCTGACAGAGAATTTCCGTGTCGACGAGAACGGGGTCATGGTCAACGCCAGTCTGCGGAACTACCGGATCCCCACCTATGCCGACGTCCCACGCACCGAAGTCCTTCTCGTCGAGACCCACGATTCAGTGGGGCCGATGAAGTCGAAGGGTATCGCCGAGTCGAACGTCAATCCGGTGGCGCCGGCCCTCGCCAACGCACTACACGACGCAACGGGAATCCGGTACCGGGAGCTACCGTTCACGCCAGAGCGCATCTACCGCCGCCTGAACGAGAACAGTCTCACTCCCGCAACCTGA
- a CDS encoding antibiotic biosynthesis monooxygenase produces the protein MDTTGATDATATVIIGQRVRAGSERAFEAWQKEMNREAARYPGFIAAEINPPTAVQREWVVIFRFDSIAHVQAWINSATRQKRLEAGQIFFDGPGTQQVVGGGARQNDSLVTVVVTHRVPAENVDEFLAWQDRLRLAENTFKGFRGTELFRPIEGIQDEWTALYRYKSAEDLNRWMISNERKELLAEGAKFADYHLRTIDNSFGNWFAFDQRGVEAPPPSNFKTSVAVWVGVYPTVVMITLALSPLKMPLWLGLLIGNLLSSFALSYFTMPFFVNPLLKNWLRPPQEESETKTNWRGFALVIGIMALLSLVFYLVTRVIWHLP, from the coding sequence ATGGACACGACAGGGGCCACCGACGCCACAGCGACGGTCATCATCGGCCAGCGCGTGCGCGCCGGCAGCGAGCGGGCATTCGAGGCGTGGCAGAAGGAAATGAACCGCGAGGCCGCCCGATATCCGGGCTTCATCGCCGCCGAGATCAACCCGCCCACCGCCGTTCAACGCGAGTGGGTGGTCATCTTTCGCTTCGACTCGATCGCGCACGTTCAGGCGTGGATCAACAGTGCAACACGTCAGAAGCGGCTCGAAGCCGGTCAGATATTTTTCGACGGACCTGGCACGCAGCAGGTGGTCGGCGGCGGTGCGCGGCAGAACGATTCCCTGGTCACCGTCGTGGTCACGCATCGAGTCCCGGCCGAGAACGTCGACGAGTTCCTGGCATGGCAGGATCGACTTCGACTGGCGGAGAACACGTTTAAAGGTTTCCGCGGTACCGAGCTGTTTCGTCCCATCGAGGGCATCCAAGACGAGTGGACCGCGCTGTACCGCTACAAGAGCGCCGAGGACCTCAACAGGTGGATGATATCGAACGAGCGTAAGGAACTTCTCGCCGAGGGAGCCAAGTTCGCCGACTACCACCTGCGCACCATCGACAACTCGTTCGGCAACTGGTTCGCCTTCGATCAACGCGGAGTCGAGGCCCCTCCGCCCTCCAATTTCAAGACGTCCGTCGCCGTCTGGGTCGGCGTCTATCCCACCGTCGTGATGATCACGCTTGCGCTGTCACCGTTGAAGATGCCGCTGTGGCTGGGCCTGCTGATCGGAAACCTGCTGTCCAGCTTCGCGCTTAGCTACTTCACAATGCCCTTCTTCGTCAATCCACTGTTGAAGAACTGGCTGCGGCCGCCCCAGGAGGAGTCCGAGACCAAGACGAATTGGCGCGGCTTCGCCTTGGTCATCGGCATCATGGCGCTCTTGAGTCTGGTCTTCTACCTGGTTACCCGAGTGATCTGGCACCTGCCCTAG
- a CDS encoding multicopper oxidase family protein encodes MLVITMIAAMTACSRAKEAPAPQAGVNAGPDGKPAPFKEPVRLSSEDGVLEVRLSAHQGTVNLDTVKEPVTNFLIFSYDLIKGTASDGSAKGDNLYPAPTLRVDPGEKLIIHYDNDLQNLTIPDFYDPAMTPKGGEVPIYPPALTESPLNLHTHGLHVSPSGNADNVLLSIPAGMGNTYTYDVPENMPNGLYWYHSHRHTMTSQQTYAGLAGLLEIGRPDGNLPLVTQNDIPIRNMAIQYNYVFDRNGKGHQLNNYGWPQWASTLKRPEGSQLADGTYQPSLAPVNIADTAMGAQYLTPWGEGPLSPLNNRGETQFIPSNLMKFDSPTTKVAENPELPENQRDVQFTVNGQFQPELKIKPGQTEIWVVANISDIAYMTVRLTETATGNHPKFSIVGQDGNPYTQVGRPVYGDGTTLSVPPGSRYAIAVTMPSEGDLVLEFPPDPNAKPLVNPGVLYTNNGTKNTPAVLGTLTVDPKFLSFADGFFVFPTQTLIRATQDTSGEGKTTAFEPGQNLDAYTSFVDTAVMTPAVKREMTITDTIGGDLASNSDPKAVIYMFEPSGFPNVSLIQPRLNSVEEWKIINMNNDAHPMHIHVNDFQVMGIDDPNRGKTGVQPWGLDNVNVPAPIFNDMHVVSTPATLTLRQEFLEYAGTYVIHCHRLNHEDNGLMATINVIPEVSTYAVAIPGSNGKPASVQVRDANGDRVLQTVFPFPDFEGTPSVAMADVNGDMILDLVAGTGKGASPEVAAYDGNDTDEGLFKTEITRFAPFDSGFTGGVTVAGADIDGNALADNIIVGTGPGTESQVKVYSSTLPSEPGKEPDVFSTFTPYPGSQSGVSLATGMVEFGSGRETIVTAPGPGDAPLIKSFRWDLYTPTARSQANGTATEHATKPNEPRMTSNFLAYDENYKDGVALSTGWVAGGEGGAMSIITSQLAGTGTVRVWSTGSKLNGQPSMYLESPNHHEENIAYAEIASFAPFAGATPGATVATSSTVYGADLLVAGTVPGGQELRKYTLERPAPDATTLVPKLIATLPKMPAGPTPLGGR; translated from the coding sequence ATGTTGGTCATCACGATGATCGCCGCGATGACGGCGTGCTCGCGCGCCAAGGAGGCGCCCGCACCGCAGGCCGGAGTGAATGCGGGTCCCGACGGCAAGCCCGCTCCCTTCAAGGAACCTGTGCGGCTCTCAAGTGAGGACGGGGTGCTCGAGGTTCGGCTCTCGGCACACCAGGGCACGGTCAACCTGGACACGGTGAAAGAACCCGTCACCAATTTCCTCATCTTCTCCTACGACCTCATCAAGGGAACCGCTTCGGACGGATCGGCGAAGGGCGATAACCTCTATCCCGCACCCACGCTGCGCGTCGACCCCGGCGAGAAGCTGATCATCCACTACGACAACGACCTTCAGAATCTGACCATTCCGGATTTCTACGACCCCGCCATGACCCCCAAGGGCGGTGAGGTACCCATCTATCCGCCCGCTCTTACCGAGTCGCCGCTGAACCTGCACACCCACGGCTTGCACGTCAGTCCATCTGGCAACGCCGACAACGTATTGCTGTCGATTCCGGCGGGGATGGGCAACACCTACACCTATGACGTACCCGAGAACATGCCCAATGGGTTGTACTGGTACCACAGTCACCGTCACACGATGACGTCCCAACAGACCTACGCCGGCTTGGCCGGTTTGTTGGAGATCGGCCGCCCCGACGGCAATCTACCGCTGGTGACGCAGAACGATATTCCCATCCGCAACATGGCGATTCAGTACAACTACGTGTTCGACCGCAATGGGAAAGGGCACCAGCTCAACAACTACGGCTGGCCCCAGTGGGCGAGCACGCTCAAACGGCCCGAGGGATCCCAACTTGCCGACGGCACGTATCAGCCGAGCCTGGCTCCGGTGAACATCGCCGACACCGCCATGGGCGCCCAGTATCTGACGCCATGGGGGGAAGGGCCGCTGTCGCCACTCAACAATCGCGGTGAAACCCAGTTCATCCCCTCGAACCTGATGAAGTTCGACAGCCCGACGACAAAGGTCGCCGAGAACCCCGAGCTGCCGGAAAATCAGCGCGATGTGCAGTTCACCGTGAACGGCCAGTTCCAGCCGGAACTGAAGATCAAGCCGGGTCAGACGGAGATCTGGGTGGTGGCCAACATCAGCGACATTGCCTATATGACAGTCAGATTGACCGAGACCGCCACCGGTAACCACCCGAAGTTCTCGATCGTCGGGCAGGACGGCAACCCCTACACGCAGGTCGGCCGGCCCGTCTACGGTGACGGCACGACGCTCAGCGTGCCGCCGGGATCGCGCTACGCGATCGCGGTGACGATGCCCTCCGAGGGCGACCTGGTCCTCGAATTCCCGCCCGACCCCAATGCCAAGCCCCTCGTGAATCCCGGTGTGCTGTATACCAACAACGGCACCAAGAACACGCCCGCGGTGCTCGGCACGCTTACCGTGGATCCGAAGTTCCTCAGCTTCGCCGACGGTTTCTTCGTGTTCCCCACCCAGACGCTGATCCGCGCGACGCAGGACACCAGCGGAGAGGGTAAAACCACCGCATTCGAACCGGGCCAGAACCTCGACGCATACACGTCCTTCGTCGACACGGCGGTGATGACGCCCGCGGTCAAACGCGAGATGACGATCACCGACACCATCGGCGGCGACCTAGCCAGCAATAGTGATCCCAAGGCCGTCATCTACATGTTCGAACCCAGCGGATTCCCGAATGTCTCGCTGATCCAGCCGCGGCTCAACTCCGTTGAGGAGTGGAAGATCATCAACATGAACAACGATGCGCATCCAATGCACATCCACGTCAACGACTTTCAGGTGATGGGCATCGACGACCCGAACCGGGGGAAGACGGGCGTGCAACCGTGGGGCCTGGACAACGTCAACGTTCCCGCGCCGATATTCAACGACATGCACGTCGTGAGTACCCCGGCGACACTGACCCTGCGCCAGGAGTTCCTGGAGTACGCCGGCACCTACGTGATCCACTGCCACCGCCTCAATCACGAGGACAACGGGCTGATGGCCACCATCAACGTCATCCCCGAAGTGTCTACGTACGCCGTGGCGATACCAGGATCCAACGGAAAGCCGGCTTCGGTTCAGGTTCGGGACGCCAACGGCGACAGGGTATTGCAAACGGTGTTCCCGTTCCCCGACTTCGAGGGCACTCCATCGGTGGCGATGGCCGACGTGAACGGTGACATGATTCTCGATCTGGTCGCAGGCACCGGCAAGGGCGCATCTCCGGAGGTGGCCGCCTATGACGGCAACGACACGGATGAAGGACTGTTCAAGACCGAGATCACTCGATTCGCCCCGTTCGACTCCGGTTTCACGGGCGGCGTGACGGTCGCAGGTGCCGACATCGATGGAAATGCACTGGCCGACAACATCATCGTCGGTACCGGACCGGGAACCGAGTCGCAGGTCAAGGTGTACTCATCGACCTTGCCGTCCGAGCCGGGCAAGGAACCAGACGTGTTCTCCACGTTCACGCCCTACCCCGGATCGCAGTCGGGAGTCTCGTTGGCCACCGGGATGGTCGAATTCGGATCGGGTCGCGAGACGATCGTGACTGCGCCGGGTCCCGGTGATGCTCCACTGATCAAGTCTTTCCGGTGGGATCTCTACACACCGACCGCGCGGTCGCAGGCCAACGGTACGGCCACCGAGCATGCCACCAAGCCCAATGAACCGAGGATGACGTCGAACTTCCTGGCCTACGACGAGAACTACAAGGACGGGGTCGCACTGTCCACCGGATGGGTCGCGGGTGGCGAGGGTGGAGCCATGAGCATCATCACGAGCCAACTCGCCGGGACAGGCACGGTGCGGGTGTGGTCTACCGGATCAAAGCTCAACGGGCAGCCGAGTATGTACCTGGAAAGTCCGAACCACCACGAGGAGAACATCGCGTACGCCGAGATCGCCTCGTTCGCACCGTTCGCCGGAGCAACTCCCGGCGCGACCGTTGCGACGTCCAGCACCGTCTACGGAGCCGATCTGCTCGTGGCGGGGACGGTCCCCGGCGGCCAGGAGCTCCGCAAGTACACCCTCGAGCGCCCGGCCCCAGACGCTACGACGTTGGTGCCCAAGCTGATCGCCACCTTGCCGAAGATGCCGGCGGGCCCGACACCGCTCGGCGGCCGCTAG
- a CDS encoding nuclear transport factor 2 family protein produces MSRWTRDSARTFTAGLALAAALSALAIYAPAPAVAADTCLDAATGARLPRDMGPCADVLAQELRWLAAITAGDVPTVDAILSPTFKHVDSDGRLLNRAEEIANMAPLPVTMNPSDQIVDITGNTAVVHGINTLLQDGQVMGIERFTDVFELQNGQWMALSAQETAT; encoded by the coding sequence ATGAGCCGATGGACACGCGATAGCGCTCGAACGTTCACGGCGGGGCTGGCTCTGGCGGCCGCTCTCTCGGCTCTCGCGATCTACGCCCCCGCGCCAGCGGTTGCCGCCGACACCTGCCTCGATGCGGCGACCGGTGCTCGCCTTCCGCGCGACATGGGACCGTGCGCAGACGTCCTTGCCCAGGAGCTGCGCTGGCTGGCGGCGATCACCGCGGGTGATGTCCCGACCGTGGACGCGATTCTGAGCCCGACCTTCAAACACGTCGACTCCGATGGCCGGCTGCTCAACCGTGCCGAGGAGATCGCGAACATGGCGCCGCTGCCGGTCACGATGAACCCGTCCGACCAGATCGTTGACATCACGGGCAACACCGCGGTCGTCCACGGCATCAACACGCTGCTCCAGGACGGCCAGGTGATGGGCATCGAGCGGTTCACCGACGTGTTCGAGCTTCAGAACGGTCAGTGGATGGCCCTGTCGGCCCAGGAGACCGCCACCTGA